The following proteins are encoded in a genomic region of Catellatospora sp. TT07R-123:
- a CDS encoding ABC transporter permease yields the protein MIWVAWRQFRPQAVTGLALLAAAAILFLVTGSRMHHSYTTALAGCAPLGACDGATAAARTLGAQLSLLQRSYEPMFMLLQLLVLAAPAVIGIFWGAPLISRELESGTHQLAWNQTVTRTRWLAVKLGVVGVASIAVAALLSWLLTWWAGPLDELNGDRWAAMTFASRDVVPLGYAAFAFALGATVGLLVRRTLPAMAITLAVFIAMQLLVPAFVRPHLLPPTTTTFPINQASASQFRDFWGTQTDFHFDLPTPRDAWLTSQPPVTDPSGQVVRIADYSGCFPDGGDAPDLRQLGACLAKNDLHQTVVYHPANHYWPLQWMETGLFLVFCGALVGSCFWWIRRRQN from the coding sequence ATGATCTGGGTGGCATGGCGGCAGTTCCGCCCTCAGGCCGTCACCGGCCTGGCTCTGCTCGCCGCCGCGGCGATCCTGTTCCTGGTCACCGGGTCGCGGATGCACCACAGCTACACCACGGCACTGGCCGGGTGCGCCCCGCTGGGCGCCTGCGACGGCGCGACCGCCGCGGCGCGGACATTGGGCGCCCAGCTCAGCCTGTTGCAGCGAAGCTATGAGCCCATGTTCATGCTCCTGCAACTCCTGGTGCTCGCCGCACCGGCGGTGATCGGCATCTTCTGGGGCGCGCCGCTGATCAGCCGTGAGCTCGAAAGCGGCACCCACCAACTCGCCTGGAACCAGACCGTGACACGCACCCGGTGGCTGGCGGTCAAACTCGGCGTCGTCGGCGTGGCCTCGATCGCCGTCGCCGCGCTCCTCAGCTGGCTGCTGACCTGGTGGGCTGGGCCGCTGGACGAGCTCAACGGTGACCGGTGGGCGGCGATGACCTTCGCCTCACGCGATGTCGTCCCGCTCGGCTACGCCGCCTTCGCCTTCGCCCTGGGTGCCACGGTGGGGCTGCTGGTACGCCGCACCCTGCCGGCCATGGCCATCACCCTGGCGGTGTTCATCGCCATGCAGCTTCTCGTGCCCGCCTTCGTCCGGCCCCACCTGCTGCCGCCGACCACGACCACCTTCCCGATCAACCAGGCCAGCGCGAGCCAGTTCCGCGACTTCTGGGGCACGCAGACGGACTTCCACTTCGACCTGCCCACACCGCGGGACGCGTGGCTGACATCCCAGCCGCCCGTGACGGACCCGTCCGGCCAGGTGGTCCGCATCGCGGACTACTCCGGCTGCTTCCCCGACGGCGGCGACGCCCCAGACCTGCGTCAGCTCGGCGCCTGCCTGGCCAAGAACGACCTCCATCAGACGGTCGTCTACCACCCCGCGAACCATTACTGGCCGCTGCAGTGGATGGAAACCGGGCTCTTCCTCGTGTTCTGCGGGGCACTGGTCGGTTCCTGCTTCTGGTGGATCCGGCGCAGACAGAACTGA
- a CDS encoding GH92 family glycosyl hydrolase, which yields MHLRRALPAPLALLLGLAVLTAAPTPAAAAVTNPAGLVNTLVGTSNSGETLPGATTPFGMVQWSPENTGGNQTRTVEPGGYSYNVTRTRGFSLTHLSGTGCAGASGDIPFMPYVGTVGSSPSADSTDATYASNFSHSNETATAGYYRVLLGSGVDTELTATTRTGSGKFTYPAGTASMLVRTSSSEVGSSAATVSIDSANRTISGSVTSGNFCGYINAIGRRSYYTLYFTAVFDKPFATTGTWQDGTLRAGTTTASGGTTYGTDGWPVAGRGSGGYVSFDLSSGRTVGVRVGISYVSAANASANLNAENPAGTTFDSVRTGATAAWNTELGRAEITGGTTAQQSTFYTALYHALLHPNVFSDANGQYTGMDQQVHSLSAGQSAQYANFSGWDVYRGQLQLVTLLRPDIGGDMAQSLLNQANQNGGVWDRWTHNQGGTHVMTGDPAHAALPSIYAFGGTNFGASAALTSMVNAATNVTAADLSSDGWNVMVVGERPSLDKWLNIHYIPESSNAWGGAGETLEDVAADFGISQLAARLGQTGTASTFLARAQYWKNVYNPATGYIQNRREDGTWPALNAADSAGFAEGSAAQYTWMVPHNVKGLFDKMGGNASANSRLDSYFHNSDGSWALSGAGGLKSELDNEPSIGAPWLYNFSGQPYKAQQTLRQILNTMWSNTPGGIPGQDDLGAMSAWYAWSAMGLQPLAPGRAELLLTSPLFPQVVIHRGNGVNLTINAPNASASTFYVQSLSVNGTASTKPWLAESFVAGGGTLDFTLGTTANTGWGSAVADAPPSFDTTSTGPTNIALNRPVTSSAACNTNESAAKAVNGSWTGGTSDKFCSAATSAFLQVDLGQSYAITSFTVRHASAGGESASWNTKDFDIQTSPDGTTWTTVVQARGNTAATTTHNVTATGRYARINVITGTQSAATPTRLYEFEAYGTPGSSGSTNVALNKTATGSAACNTDESPAKAVNGSVSGGGSDKFCSTATTKFLQVDLGQSYAIKSFTVRHAGAGGESATWNTKDFDIQTSADGVTWTTVVQARGNTADSSTHTVAATGRYVKLSIITAEQGGNAAARIYELEVYN from the coding sequence ATGCACCTGCGCAGAGCGCTACCCGCGCCACTGGCACTGCTGCTCGGCCTGGCAGTGCTGACCGCCGCGCCGACCCCCGCCGCCGCGGCCGTCACCAACCCCGCCGGTCTGGTCAACACCCTCGTCGGCACCAGCAACAGCGGCGAGACCCTGCCCGGCGCCACCACCCCGTTCGGCATGGTCCAGTGGAGCCCCGAGAACACCGGCGGCAACCAGACCCGCACGGTCGAACCCGGCGGCTACTCGTACAACGTGACCCGCACCCGCGGGTTCAGCCTCACCCACCTGTCCGGCACCGGCTGCGCGGGCGCCTCCGGCGACATCCCGTTCATGCCGTACGTCGGCACCGTCGGCTCCTCACCCAGCGCCGACAGCACCGACGCCACCTACGCCAGCAACTTCTCGCACAGCAACGAGACCGCGACCGCGGGCTACTACCGGGTGCTGCTCGGCTCCGGGGTGGACACCGAGCTGACCGCGACCACCCGCACCGGCTCCGGGAAGTTCACCTACCCGGCGGGCACCGCGAGCATGCTCGTGCGGACCTCCAGCTCCGAGGTCGGCTCCAGCGCGGCCACGGTCAGCATCGACTCCGCCAACCGCACCATCAGCGGCTCGGTGACCAGCGGCAACTTCTGCGGCTACATCAACGCGATCGGGCGGCGCAGCTACTACACGCTGTACTTCACCGCCGTGTTCGACAAGCCGTTCGCCACCACCGGCACCTGGCAGGACGGCACGCTGCGGGCCGGGACCACCACCGCCAGCGGCGGCACCACGTACGGCACCGACGGCTGGCCGGTGGCCGGGCGCGGCTCCGGCGGGTACGTCAGCTTCGATCTGTCCTCCGGCCGCACCGTCGGGGTGCGCGTGGGCATCTCGTACGTCAGCGCCGCCAACGCCTCGGCCAACCTCAACGCCGAGAACCCGGCCGGGACCACCTTCGACAGCGTGCGCACCGGTGCCACCGCCGCCTGGAACACCGAGCTCGGCCGCGCCGAGATCACCGGCGGCACCACCGCCCAGCAGTCCACCTTCTACACCGCGCTCTACCACGCGCTGCTGCACCCCAACGTGTTCAGCGACGCCAACGGCCAGTACACCGGCATGGACCAGCAGGTGCACTCGCTGTCGGCCGGGCAGTCCGCGCAGTACGCCAACTTCTCCGGCTGGGACGTCTACCGCGGCCAGCTGCAACTGGTCACCCTGCTGCGGCCCGACATCGGCGGCGACATGGCCCAGTCGCTGCTCAACCAGGCCAACCAGAACGGCGGCGTCTGGGACCGCTGGACCCACAACCAGGGCGGCACCCACGTCATGACGGGCGACCCCGCCCACGCCGCGCTGCCCAGCATCTACGCCTTCGGTGGCACCAACTTCGGCGCGTCCGCCGCGCTGACCTCCATGGTCAACGCCGCGACCAACGTCACCGCCGCCGACCTGAGCAGCGACGGCTGGAACGTCATGGTGGTGGGGGAGCGGCCCTCGCTGGACAAGTGGCTCAACATCCACTACATCCCGGAGAGCAGCAACGCCTGGGGCGGCGCCGGGGAGACCCTGGAGGACGTCGCCGCCGACTTCGGCATCTCGCAGCTGGCCGCCCGCCTCGGCCAGACCGGCACGGCGAGCACGTTCCTGGCCCGCGCCCAGTACTGGAAGAACGTCTACAACCCGGCGACCGGCTACATCCAGAACCGGCGCGAGGACGGCACCTGGCCAGCGCTCAACGCGGCCGACTCGGCGGGCTTCGCCGAGGGCAGCGCCGCGCAGTACACGTGGATGGTCCCGCACAACGTGAAGGGTCTGTTCGACAAGATGGGCGGCAACGCCTCCGCCAACAGCCGCCTGGACTCGTACTTCCACAACTCCGACGGCAGCTGGGCGCTGTCGGGCGCGGGCGGGCTCAAGTCCGAGCTGGACAACGAGCCGTCCATCGGCGCCCCGTGGCTGTACAACTTCTCCGGTCAGCCGTACAAGGCGCAGCAGACGCTCCGGCAGATCCTCAACACGATGTGGTCCAACACCCCCGGCGGCATCCCCGGGCAGGACGACCTGGGCGCCATGTCGGCCTGGTACGCCTGGTCGGCGATGGGCCTGCAGCCGCTGGCGCCCGGCCGCGCCGAGCTGCTGCTGACCAGCCCGCTGTTCCCGCAGGTCGTCATCCACCGCGGCAACGGCGTCAACCTGACGATCAACGCCCCGAACGCGTCCGCCTCGACGTTCTACGTCCAGTCGCTGTCGGTCAACGGCACCGCCTCGACCAAGCCGTGGCTGGCCGAATCGTTCGTGGCCGGTGGCGGCACGCTCGACTTCACGCTGGGCACCACCGCCAACACGGGCTGGGGCAGCGCGGTGGCCGACGCGCCGCCGTCGTTCGACACCACGAGCACCGGGCCGACCAACATCGCGCTCAACCGGCCGGTGACCAGCTCGGCGGCGTGCAACACCAACGAGAGCGCGGCCAAGGCCGTCAACGGCTCCTGGACCGGCGGCACCTCCGACAAGTTCTGCTCGGCGGCGACGTCGGCGTTCCTCCAGGTGGACCTCGGCCAGTCGTACGCGATCACGTCGTTCACCGTGCGCCACGCCTCGGCCGGCGGCGAGTCGGCGAGCTGGAACACCAAGGACTTCGACATCCAGACCTCGCCCGACGGCACCACCTGGACCACCGTGGTCCAGGCACGCGGCAACACCGCCGCCACCACCACGCACAACGTCACCGCCACCGGCCGGTACGCCCGCATCAACGTCATCACCGGCACCCAGTCGGCGGCGACCCCGACCCGCCTCTACGAGTTCGAGGCGTACGGCACCCCCGGCTCGTCGGGCTCGACCAACGTCGCGCTGAACAAGACCGCGACCGGGTCGGCGGCGTGCAACACCGACGAGAGCCCGGCCAAGGCCGTCAACGGCTCGGTCAGCGGCGGCGGCTCCGACAAGTTCTGCTCCACCGCGACCACCAAGTTCCTGCAGGTGGACCTCGGGCAGTCGTACGCGATCAAGTCGTTCACGGTCCGGCACGCGGGCGCGGGCGGGGAGTCGGCGACCTGGAACACCAAGGACTTCGACATCCAGACCTCGGCCGACGGGGTCACCTGGACGACCGTGGTGCAGGCGCGCGGCAACACCGCCGACAGCAGCACCCACACCGTGGCCGCCACGGGCCGCTACGTGAAGCTCAGCATCATCACCGCCGAACAGGGTGGCAACGCCGCCGCCCGCATCTACGAGCTGGAGGTCTACAACTGA
- a CDS encoding LamG domain-containing protein, with amino-acid sequence MVRRIPTAAAVTAAALLAAAAVTVLVWPRPQSPAPAAAAPPEPVASVRFLVDDAGIAAADCPRGVGWADDPVHGEVMVLAGQFCQTTGPMIRTAGSWSVAAWVRLAEAPDGHAMTFVAQDGAYASGFYLQYSWFHRRWVCNWMQADMMNPARNAASVSDEPVTTQWTHLVGTYDAATRRLLVYVNGVPGHPAVIGRPWAAGGPLTIGRGRWNGGPSDVAQGQVTDVRVWGRALPPDEVLKLRDAATRAS; translated from the coding sequence ATGGTCCGCCGTATCCCGACCGCAGCCGCCGTGACGGCGGCCGCGCTGCTGGCGGCCGCCGCGGTGACGGTGCTGGTCTGGCCGCGCCCGCAGTCCCCCGCCCCGGCCGCGGCCGCGCCGCCGGAGCCGGTCGCCTCGGTGAGGTTCCTGGTCGACGACGCCGGCATCGCCGCCGCCGACTGCCCGCGCGGCGTCGGCTGGGCCGACGACCCGGTGCACGGCGAGGTGATGGTGCTCGCCGGGCAGTTCTGCCAGACCACCGGCCCGATGATCCGGACCGCGGGCAGCTGGTCGGTCGCGGCGTGGGTGCGGCTGGCCGAGGCGCCCGACGGGCACGCGATGACGTTCGTGGCCCAGGACGGCGCCTACGCCAGCGGCTTCTACCTCCAGTACAGCTGGTTCCACCGCAGATGGGTGTGCAACTGGATGCAGGCCGACATGATGAACCCGGCCCGCAACGCGGCCTCGGTCTCCGACGAGCCGGTGACGACGCAGTGGACCCACCTGGTCGGCACCTACGACGCGGCCACCCGGCGCCTGCTGGTCTACGTCAACGGGGTGCCCGGCCACCCGGCCGTGATCGGCAGGCCGTGGGCGGCGGGCGGACCGCTGACGATCGGCCGGGGCCGCTGGAACGGCGGCCCCTCCGACGTCGCGCAGGGGCAGGTCACCGACGTACGCGTCTGGGGCCGGGCACTGCCGCCCGACGAGGTCCTGAAACTGCGCGACGCCGCCACCCGCGCCTCCTGA
- a CDS encoding anhydro-N-acetylmuramic acid kinase, translating to MKVMGMMSGTSHDGIDVAVVDFTPHGDRLHGRLVHTDCTPYPQELRERLAAALPPAELPFAEMCALDTGIGQAFADAAASAVARAGQVDLVCSHGQTVYHWVDGGRVLGTLQLGQPAWIAERLGTPVVADLRIRDVTAGGQGAPLVSLMDTLLLADLPGRPAALNLGGIANLTVLRPPGGTGPLAFDTGPANALIDAAALRVTGGRLAYDADGLLAAAGTVHPGLLDLLCAEPYYALPAPKTTGKELFHAAYLERVLAACPGVADADVMATVTALTAVTVADQVRGHGVDTLVASGGGCANPTLTAMLADRLPGVRITSSDAYGAPSGAKEAIAFALLGWYTMHGLPGTVPSATGAAAGRVLGAIVPGRGPLRLPDPLPAAPTVLRLS from the coding sequence ATGAAGGTCATGGGCATGATGTCGGGCACCTCCCACGACGGCATCGACGTCGCCGTGGTCGACTTCACGCCGCACGGGGATCGGCTGCACGGCCGCCTCGTCCACACCGACTGCACGCCGTATCCGCAGGAGCTGCGCGAACGGCTCGCCGCGGCGCTGCCGCCGGCCGAGCTGCCCTTCGCCGAGATGTGCGCCCTCGACACCGGCATCGGCCAGGCGTTCGCCGACGCCGCCGCGAGCGCGGTCGCCCGGGCCGGGCAGGTCGACCTGGTGTGCTCGCACGGGCAGACCGTCTACCACTGGGTCGACGGCGGCCGGGTGCTCGGCACGCTGCAACTCGGCCAGCCCGCCTGGATCGCCGAACGGCTCGGCACCCCCGTCGTGGCCGACCTGCGCATCCGCGACGTCACCGCAGGCGGCCAGGGCGCACCGCTGGTGTCGCTCATGGACACGCTGCTGCTGGCGGACCTGCCGGGCCGCCCCGCCGCGCTCAACCTCGGCGGCATCGCCAACCTGACCGTGCTGCGCCCGCCCGGCGGCACCGGCCCGCTCGCCTTCGACACCGGCCCCGCCAACGCCCTCATCGACGCCGCCGCGCTCCGCGTCACCGGCGGCCGCCTGGCGTACGACGCCGACGGGCTGCTCGCCGCGGCGGGCACCGTCCACCCCGGACTGCTCGACCTGCTGTGCGCCGAGCCCTACTACGCCCTGCCCGCGCCCAAGACCACCGGCAAGGAGCTGTTCCACGCCGCCTACCTCGAACGGGTGCTCGCGGCGTGCCCGGGGGTCGCCGACGCCGACGTGATGGCCACGGTCACCGCGCTCACCGCCGTCACCGTCGCCGACCAGGTGCGCGGCCACGGGGTCGACACCCTCGTCGCGTCCGGTGGCGGCTGCGCCAACCCGACGCTGACGGCGATGCTCGCCGACCGGCTGCCGGGAGTGCGGATCACCTCCAGCGACGCGTACGGCGCCCCGAGCGGTGCGAAGGAGGCGATCGCGTTCGCGCTGCTCGGCTGGTACACGATGCACGGGCTGCCCGGCACGGTGCCGTCGGCGACCGGGGCGGCCGCCGGGCGCGTCCTCGGCGCGATCGTGCCCGGCCGCGGCCCGCTGCGCCTGCCCGACCCGCTGCCAGCGGCCCCCACCGTGCTGCGACTGTCCTGA
- a CDS encoding MFS transporter, which yields MTTATLPATGPAAPPAAPWRAMPILLIGAFLPILDAFIVNIALATIARDLHASPAALELTISGYGVVYACALVVGGRLGDRYGRRRMLVIGMSAFTVASAACGLAPTVALLIVFRLLQGGAAALLFPQVLASIQAGFAGVDRQRALGAFGAVAGGAAAVGQLLGGVLLAADVAGLSWRPLFLINVPVGLAAVLLAPRLVHESRSPVPARLDVRGAFGLAATIALLLLPLTIGRSQGWPLWSWLCLAAVVPAGALFTAAQARQERQGGSPLVPPSLLALPRARRALVNMLAFATLVGGFNFTLAITLQVAHGFGPLRAGLVMVPCALVFLAVSLRVNRWVAVHGARILVAGALLFAAGLAVFGAVVTGTDSALLMSLPLIVVGIGWSMVLTPAVGFSLAGLPTDRAGLAGGVLTTALQVGLAVGASLVGSLLFGVAGPEPTAASWRAGVLGAVGFGVVLALMTALASSRLSRR from the coding sequence ATGACAACCGCGACACTGCCCGCGACCGGTCCGGCCGCACCGCCGGCGGCGCCCTGGCGGGCGATGCCGATCCTCCTCATCGGAGCGTTCCTGCCCATCCTGGACGCGTTCATCGTGAACATCGCCCTGGCCACCATCGCCCGCGACCTGCACGCCTCCCCCGCCGCCCTGGAACTGACCATCTCCGGGTACGGCGTCGTCTACGCCTGCGCCCTGGTCGTCGGCGGCCGCCTCGGCGACCGGTACGGCCGCCGCCGCATGCTGGTCATCGGCATGTCGGCGTTCACGGTCGCGTCGGCGGCGTGCGGGCTCGCCCCGACCGTGGCGCTGCTGATCGTGTTCCGGCTGCTCCAGGGCGGTGCCGCGGCGCTGCTGTTCCCGCAGGTCCTCGCCTCGATCCAGGCCGGTTTCGCGGGCGTCGACCGGCAGCGGGCGCTCGGGGCGTTCGGGGCCGTCGCCGGTGGCGCCGCCGCCGTCGGCCAACTGCTGGGCGGGGTGCTGCTGGCCGCCGACGTGGCCGGGCTCAGCTGGCGGCCGCTGTTCCTGATCAACGTGCCGGTGGGCCTGGCCGCGGTGCTGCTGGCGCCCCGGCTGGTGCACGAGTCGCGCTCGCCGGTGCCCGCCCGCCTCGACGTACGCGGCGCGTTCGGGCTGGCCGCGACGATCGCGCTGCTGCTGCTCCCGCTGACGATCGGGCGGTCGCAGGGCTGGCCGCTGTGGTCGTGGCTGTGCCTGGCGGCCGTGGTGCCCGCCGGTGCCCTGTTCACCGCGGCGCAGGCCAGGCAGGAGCGGCAGGGCGGCAGCCCGCTGGTGCCGCCGAGCCTGCTGGCGCTGCCCCGGGCCCGGCGCGCGCTGGTGAACATGCTGGCGTTCGCCACGCTGGTGGGCGGATTCAACTTCACGCTGGCGATCACGTTGCAGGTCGCGCACGGGTTCGGGCCGCTGCGGGCCGGGCTGGTCATGGTGCCGTGCGCGCTGGTGTTCCTGGCCGTGTCGCTGCGGGTCAACCGGTGGGTGGCCGTGCACGGGGCACGGATCCTGGTGGCCGGGGCACTGCTGTTCGCCGCCGGCCTGGCCGTGTTCGGGGCCGTGGTGACCGGCACCGACAGCGCGCTGCTGATGTCGCTGCCGCTGATCGTGGTCGGGATCGGCTGGTCGATGGTGCTGACCCCCGCGGTCGGGTTCAGCCTGGCCGGACTGCCGACCGACCGGGCGGGTTTAGCAGGTGGCGTGCTGACCACCGCGTTGCAGGTCGGGCTGGCGGTCGGGGCGTCACTGGTCGGCTCGCTGCTGTTCGGCGTCGCCGGGCCGGAGCCGACAGCGGCGTCCTGGCGGGCGGGCGTGCTCGGGGCGGTCGGGTTCGGCGTGGTGCTGGCGCTGATGACGGCGCTGGCCAGCAGCCGTCTGAGCAGGCGGTGA
- a CDS encoding ABC transporter ATP-binding protein codes for MTAILQAHALGKSYGQRQALADCTLELPPGHVVGLVGPNGAGKTTLLKIACGMLAPTTGRIEVLGERPDGGSAQLARVGYVAQDTPTYAGLSVADHLKFGASMNPAWDAKLAQARIEQLGLDPKQKAGRLSGGQRAQLALTLAVAKRPELLVLDEPVASLDPLARRDFLRHLMESVAEHGTSVILSSHLVSDLERVCDYLVVLVSSRVQLNGEVDDLLAQHHRIVCTRRQESDLPAGLTVISAEHTDRQSTFVVRSAGELPAGDWSTEHLGLEDLVLTYLESGVGRDAAAAMRSTGEAR; via the coding sequence ATGACAGCGATCCTGCAAGCCCACGCGCTGGGCAAGAGCTACGGCCAGCGCCAGGCTCTGGCCGACTGCACCTTGGAGCTCCCGCCGGGACACGTCGTGGGCCTGGTGGGGCCCAACGGCGCGGGCAAGACCACCCTGCTGAAGATCGCCTGCGGCATGCTCGCGCCGACCACGGGACGGATCGAGGTCCTGGGCGAACGGCCCGACGGCGGATCCGCGCAACTGGCGCGGGTCGGGTACGTCGCCCAGGACACACCCACCTACGCGGGCCTGTCTGTCGCCGACCATCTGAAATTCGGCGCCAGCATGAACCCGGCCTGGGACGCGAAGCTCGCACAGGCCCGCATCGAGCAGCTCGGCCTCGACCCGAAACAGAAGGCGGGCAGGCTCTCCGGAGGACAGCGCGCCCAGCTCGCGCTGACCCTCGCGGTGGCCAAGCGACCCGAACTGCTCGTCCTCGACGAACCGGTCGCCAGCCTCGACCCGCTGGCACGCCGCGACTTCCTGCGGCACCTGATGGAGTCGGTCGCCGAGCACGGCACCAGCGTCATCCTCTCCTCCCACCTGGTCTCCGACCTCGAACGCGTCTGCGACTACCTGGTCGTGCTGGTCTCCTCCCGCGTGCAGCTCAACGGCGAAGTCGATGACCTGCTCGCGCAGCACCACCGGATCGTGTGCACGCGGCGCCAGGAATCCGACCTGCCCGCAGGGCTGACGGTCATCTCGGCGGAGCACACCGACCGGCAGTCCACGTTCGTCGTGCGAAGCGCGGGCGAACTGCCCGCCGGGGACTGGTCCACCGAACATCTCGGGCTGGAGGACCTCGTCCTGACCTACCTGGAGTCAGGCGTCGGCCGCGACGCCGCTGCCGCGATGCGATCGACGGGAGAAGCGCGATGA
- a CDS encoding AbfB domain-containing protein produces MVAKRLDDVSIWRPDGSLSVNGRCLDVPGAATGNGTPLQIWDCNGAPNQQWLRRPDGTLVNPRTGRCLDSPGGATGNGTRLQIWDCNGSAAQRVTPTGAALPFRAGDRVSLRVVSTGYPRPALRHQNGVAATSPISTGSPQLDRSDATFTVRAGLADASCFSFEAVAPTGNYLRHADYRLRLAADNGSALLRADATFCAATGELGQVTLRSYNFPDRLVRHYASQVYIAVSGGPQPFDAAAGFAADTTWSVEPALT; encoded by the coding sequence GTGGTTGCGAAACGCCTCGACGATGTATCGATCTGGCGTCCCGACGGCTCGCTGTCGGTCAACGGGCGCTGCCTGGACGTGCCCGGCGCCGCCACCGGCAACGGCACCCCGCTCCAGATCTGGGACTGCAACGGCGCCCCCAACCAGCAGTGGTTGCGCCGCCCCGATGGCACCCTGGTCAACCCGCGTACGGGCCGCTGCCTGGACTCCCCCGGCGGCGCCACCGGCAACGGCACCCGACTCCAGATCTGGGACTGCAACGGGTCCGCCGCGCAGCGGGTCACCCCGACCGGCGCGGCACTGCCGTTCCGGGCCGGTGACCGCGTCTCCCTGCGCGTCGTCAGCACCGGCTACCCCCGACCGGCGCTGCGGCACCAGAACGGCGTCGCCGCGACCAGCCCGATCAGCACCGGCAGCCCGCAGCTGGACCGCAGCGACGCCACCTTCACCGTCCGCGCCGGGCTGGCCGACGCCTCCTGCTTCTCGTTCGAGGCGGTCGCGCCGACCGGCAACTACCTGCGACACGCGGACTACCGGCTGCGGCTGGCGGCCGACAACGGATCGGCGCTGCTGCGCGCCGACGCGACGTTCTGCGCCGCCACCGGCGAGCTGGGGCAGGTGACACTGCGGTCGTACAACTTCCCGGACCGCCTGGTGCGGCACTACGCGTCCCAGGTGTACATCGCGGTGTCGGGCGGGCCTCAGCCCTTCGACGCCGCCGCCGGGTTCGCCGCCGACACCACCTGGTCGGTCGAGCCCGCCCTCACCTGA
- a CDS encoding helix-turn-helix transcriptional regulator, with translation MNQSADEQRRRALGEFIRSRRERTTPEMVGMPPSLRRRTPGLRREEIAMLSGIGVTWYTWLEQGRSINVSAQVLGAVARVLRLDDAERAHLFALAELAEQHPSPPASTVSRAVRLMLDRMEPYPAVVIGPHWEMLAANRAYLALIGDYTELPPEHHNSMLLYFTDARWRRVMGGWLDNAASLVARMRAAMAADVAAPAWRQLLSMLERHSPEFAQIWERQEVAPMESMVKTMHHEVGTIRAEVVHTWLADRRGVRLTVYTPCDDATAELYEQLRTFTPPRVARPLPTDGLLARA, from the coding sequence GTGAACCAGTCTGCCGACGAGCAGCGGCGCCGGGCGCTCGGCGAGTTCATCCGGTCGCGACGCGAGCGCACCACCCCCGAGATGGTCGGCATGCCGCCCAGCCTGCGCCGCCGCACCCCCGGCCTGCGCCGGGAGGAGATCGCGATGCTGTCGGGCATCGGCGTCACCTGGTACACGTGGTTGGAGCAGGGCCGGTCCATCAACGTGTCGGCCCAGGTCCTCGGCGCGGTCGCCCGGGTGCTGCGGCTGGACGACGCCGAGCGGGCGCACCTGTTCGCCCTGGCCGAACTGGCCGAGCAGCATCCGTCGCCGCCCGCCTCGACGGTCAGCCGGGCCGTGCGGCTGATGCTCGACCGGATGGAGCCGTATCCGGCCGTGGTCATCGGCCCGCACTGGGAGATGCTGGCGGCCAACCGCGCCTACCTGGCGCTCATCGGCGACTACACCGAGCTGCCGCCGGAACACCACAACTCGATGCTGCTGTACTTCACCGACGCCCGGTGGCGCCGGGTGATGGGCGGCTGGCTCGACAACGCCGCGAGCCTGGTGGCGCGCATGCGCGCCGCCATGGCGGCCGACGTGGCCGCACCCGCCTGGCGGCAGCTGCTGTCCATGCTGGAGCGGCACTCGCCGGAGTTCGCGCAGATCTGGGAGCGGCAGGAGGTCGCCCCGATGGAGAGCATGGTCAAGACGATGCACCACGAGGTGGGCACGATCCGCGCCGAGGTGGTGCACACCTGGCTGGCCGACCGGCGCGGGGTGCGCCTGACCGTCTACACGCCCTGCGACGACGCCACCGCCGAGCTGTACGAGCAGCTGCGGACCTTCACACCGCCGCGGGTCGCCCGGCCGCTGCCGACCGACGGGCTGCTCGCGCGCGCCTGA
- a CDS encoding GntR family transcriptional regulator, protein MIDFHLDVRTGVAPYLQIVRQVRQALLLGLLTEGDKLPTVKEVVAKLAINPNTVSKAYRELEHLGLAAAKPGVGTFITRSLGHASLTEHGPLQQELRAWMDKARAAGLTGPGIEAMFQNTLRESDEEEK, encoded by the coding sequence GTGATCGACTTCCACCTCGACGTGCGCACGGGGGTCGCCCCGTACCTGCAGATCGTCCGGCAGGTACGGCAAGCGCTGCTGTTGGGACTGCTCACCGAGGGCGACAAGCTGCCCACCGTCAAGGAGGTGGTCGCCAAGCTGGCGATCAACCCGAACACCGTGAGCAAGGCGTACCGCGAACTCGAACACCTCGGCCTGGCCGCCGCGAAGCCCGGGGTGGGGACCTTCATCACCCGGTCGCTCGGCCACGCATCGCTCACCGAGCACGGGCCGCTACAGCAGGAGCTGCGCGCCTGGATGGACAAGGCCCGCGCCGCGGGCCTGACCGGGCCGGGCATCGAGGCGATGTTCCAGAACACCCTGCGCGAGAGCGACGAAGAGGAGAAATGA